One window of bacterium genomic DNA carries:
- the cbpA gene encoding modified peptide precursor CbpA: MEKPKAKDKKVIAFRKKCKAKGTGLSHYILLDKK, from the coding sequence GTGGAAAAACCAAAAGCCAAAGACAAAAAAGTTATTGCCTTTCGCAAAAAATGTAAGGCTAAAGGCACAGGTCTTTCACATTACATTCTCCTCGATAAGAAGTAA